One genomic region from Arthrobacter sp. YN encodes:
- a CDS encoding FG-GAP-like repeat-containing protein — protein MDVATGDGPERLAINEATNKIYVANRNSDTLTVIDGSTNQTSTMKVGAAPYDVAVNQLTNKVYAANFGDDTVSIADVATGAISTISVDSPYRLAVNEKTNKVYVANYQKPNVTVIDGATGATTVIPTALGPANIAVNETTNKIYVANFGVADGKSATVIDGATNTASNIPLPGSHAPELIAVNERANKIYIASAAGPVAVVDGVTNVPTNMELYRIGFGLAVNETTGKAYASTAHIDSLMVIDGATDQKSYVKLPTATYALAVDEKRNKVYGAESSAGLTVLDGESGNISRVRTGYSPKQIAVNETTGRVYVANSTSDTVTVIDGNDAAPKFTSAAPPSGGTVGVPFSFTFKASGSPAPQYTVAGGSLPSGLKLNDETGELSGTPDLPGTYSFQISASNGVDPAATTKSITLTTGRAKNDFNSDRKADVLVRQSSGDLSLYSGNGSGGWSWDFRTVGYGWNAMSAINSGDFTADGNADILARDSSGTLWIYPGDGKGGWATRVQIGPGWNGMTTILAPGDFDRQHGEDILAKDGGGNLWIYSRFSPDSWLTPVQIGSGWNSMTAIVAPGDFNGDANSDLLGRDSAGNLWLYPGNGFVGWHARVLIGSGWNGMTSILGAGDFNGDGTADVHAVDGGGTLWLYPGNGKGGWLPRVHLGSGWNAVTAIS, from the coding sequence ATGGATGTTGCTACAGGGGATGGCCCGGAACGTCTCGCTATTAACGAGGCGACGAACAAGATTTACGTGGCCAACCGCAACAGTGACACGCTCACTGTTATCGACGGATCCACCAACCAGACCAGCACGATGAAGGTGGGTGCTGCGCCATACGACGTGGCAGTCAACCAATTGACCAACAAGGTCTATGCGGCGAACTTTGGCGACGACACAGTTTCCATAGCGGACGTCGCCACAGGCGCCATTTCAACCATCAGCGTGGATTCTCCGTACCGACTGGCCGTTAATGAGAAGACCAACAAGGTCTACGTGGCCAACTACCAGAAGCCGAATGTCACGGTCATCGACGGCGCTACAGGAGCCACCACAGTCATTCCGACGGCACTGGGACCCGCAAATATCGCCGTCAATGAGACAACCAACAAGATCTATGTTGCAAACTTTGGCGTAGCTGACGGCAAGTCCGCCACTGTCATTGATGGAGCCACCAACACAGCTTCCAACATTCCGCTGCCCGGGAGCCATGCCCCGGAACTCATCGCCGTCAACGAACGCGCCAACAAGATTTACATTGCGAGCGCCGCGGGTCCAGTCGCCGTGGTAGATGGTGTGACGAACGTTCCTACGAACATGGAGCTCTACCGCATCGGCTTCGGCCTGGCGGTCAATGAGACTACCGGCAAGGCATACGCCTCTACCGCGCATATTGACAGCCTTATGGTGATCGACGGTGCTACGGACCAAAAGTCTTACGTGAAGCTTCCGACTGCAACGTATGCACTTGCTGTAGATGAAAAACGAAACAAGGTCTACGGAGCCGAAAGTTCCGCGGGCCTGACTGTACTGGACGGTGAGTCAGGGAACATAAGTCGGGTAAGAACCGGGTATTCCCCCAAGCAGATTGCCGTTAACGAGACCACCGGGCGCGTCTATGTTGCGAACAGCACCAGCGACACGGTCACTGTAATTGACGGCAATGACGCCGCACCAAAGTTCACGTCAGCGGCACCTCCAAGCGGTGGAACCGTGGGAGTGCCATTTTCCTTCACGTTTAAAGCCAGTGGATCCCCGGCTCCCCAGTACACCGTCGCCGGCGGATCACTGCCCTCAGGGCTGAAACTCAACGACGAGACAGGCGAGCTGAGCGGGACGCCGGACCTGCCGGGAACTTACTCCTTCCAGATTTCGGCGTCCAACGGTGTCGATCCCGCAGCCACCACAAAGAGCATCACGCTCACCACCGGACGAGCCAAGAACGATTTCAACAGCGACCGGAAGGCTGATGTCCTTGTCCGCCAGAGTAGCGGCGACCTGTCCCTCTACAGCGGAAATGGCTCTGGGGGCTGGTCGTGGGATTTCCGGACGGTTGGCTACGGCTGGAACGCCATGTCGGCAATCAACAGCGGCGACTTCACTGCGGATGGGAATGCCGACATTCTGGCGCGCGACTCGTCCGGAACCTTGTGGATTTATCCCGGTGATGGAAAGGGTGGCTGGGCCACAAGAGTACAGATCGGTCCCGGGTGGAATGGCATGACCACCATCCTCGCTCCGGGCGACTTTGACCGACAACACGGTGAGGACATCCTCGCTAAGGATGGTGGGGGAAATCTGTGGATCTATTCCCGCTTCTCCCCCGATTCGTGGTTGACCCCTGTACAAATCGGTTCGGGATGGAACAGCATGACAGCAATCGTGGCACCGGGGGACTTCAACGGAGACGCCAATTCGGATCTACTGGGCCGGGACTCTGCCGGCAATCTGTGGCTGTACCCGGGCAATGGGTTCGTGGGATGGCATGCCCGCGTGCTGATCGGATCAGGATGGAACGGAATGACGTCCATCCTGGGGGCCGGCGACTTCAACGGCGACGGAACAGCCGACGTCCACGCTGTCGATGGCGGTGGAACCCTGTGGCTCTACCCCGGCAACGGAAAAGGTGGTTGGCTTCCCCGAGTACACCTGGGATCGGGATGGAACGCCGTGACGGCGATCAGCTAA
- a CDS encoding glutamine amidotransferase → MKPFLLLATRAEDAAADDEYQAYLRYCGLKPEELVRIRLESGPLPALDLSDYSGVIVGGSPYTSSDPVEEKSSDQIRVETELSSLLDRIVAEDFPFLGACYGVGTLGVHQGATIDRRFGEPVGHTEITLTANGERDPMLRGVPHTFDAFVGHKEACSELPEHAVLLASSAACPVHMFRIKNNLYATQFHPELDADGLITRINIYKNAGYFPPHEADELIAAALESSVTEPMRVLRNFTELYAR, encoded by the coding sequence GTGAAGCCCTTCCTTTTGCTGGCCACCCGTGCCGAAGACGCAGCAGCCGATGACGAATACCAGGCCTACCTTCGCTACTGCGGCCTGAAACCGGAAGAATTGGTCCGTATCCGGCTGGAATCCGGGCCTTTGCCGGCACTTGATCTGTCGGACTATTCCGGGGTGATTGTTGGCGGCAGCCCATATACGTCCAGCGATCCTGTGGAGGAGAAGAGCTCGGACCAGATCCGGGTTGAGACGGAACTCTCATCACTTCTGGACCGGATAGTGGCCGAGGACTTCCCGTTCCTGGGCGCCTGCTACGGCGTCGGGACCCTGGGTGTTCACCAGGGGGCCACGATTGACCGTCGCTTCGGCGAGCCTGTGGGGCACACGGAGATCACGCTCACCGCCAACGGGGAACGTGACCCCATGCTTCGGGGTGTCCCGCACACCTTCGACGCTTTTGTGGGTCACAAGGAAGCGTGCAGCGAGCTTCCCGAACACGCCGTGTTGTTAGCCAGTTCAGCGGCCTGCCCGGTGCACATGTTCCGGATCAAGAACAACCTCTACGCCACGCAATTCCACCCGGAACTGGATGCCGATGGCCTGATCACGCGCATCAACATCTACAAGAACGCAGGCTATTTCCCGCCCCACGAGGCCGACGAACTCATCGCCGCCGCCCTTGAATCATCCGTGACGGAGCCCATGCGGGTGCTCAGGAACTTCACGGAACTCTACGCCCGCTAG
- a CDS encoding MFS transporter: MVVGTQSPRASIAAPQLPKKIPWGGLLVLAAAGFTAVTTELLPSGLLPQISRDLGVDESAVGSLTAVYAAIIVFTALPLSRFLAGRLPRKTLLIATVLAFALSNVLLAFSPSLGWAIGARLLGGIAHGMLWSSMAPYVARIVPAHSVGKAMAVVFSGNSIALAVGAPIGTLMGSLMTWRASFLVLAGVGVLLAVLAFWLLPGAHDQASQKTPSLRAAMKLPGVIAIAIAWPLLLLAHFTLFTYVAPFLLASGLPESATSLSLSVVGIASLVGIWIAGMTADSRPRTSVIAAVGLLTLAFALLPALGGTWVGAFGLMTLWGIAFGAVGIYNQAAILRAGGEHKDAANGLTVVTIQLGIAVGAVYGAFALTTVGAQLVPLAAAVPTAIALVIIVASRRGGYPAGGRENRR, translated from the coding sequence TTGGTCGTCGGCACGCAATCGCCCAGGGCGTCAATTGCTGCACCGCAGCTCCCCAAGAAGATCCCGTGGGGTGGCCTTCTGGTTCTGGCGGCGGCAGGGTTCACGGCTGTGACCACAGAACTCCTGCCCTCCGGTCTGCTCCCCCAAATCAGCCGCGACCTCGGAGTGGACGAGTCGGCGGTGGGTTCACTGACCGCGGTCTACGCTGCCATCATCGTATTCACGGCCCTCCCGTTGTCCCGGTTCCTGGCCGGGAGGCTTCCGCGGAAGACCCTGCTCATTGCCACTGTGCTGGCCTTTGCCCTCAGCAACGTGCTCCTCGCTTTCAGTCCCTCCTTGGGTTGGGCGATCGGGGCGAGGCTCCTTGGCGGCATCGCCCACGGCATGCTGTGGTCCAGCATGGCACCGTATGTGGCCCGCATCGTCCCCGCACATTCCGTGGGCAAAGCCATGGCTGTGGTCTTCAGCGGCAACAGCATCGCGTTGGCCGTCGGCGCTCCGATCGGGACGTTGATGGGTTCGCTCATGACCTGGCGGGCCTCGTTCCTGGTCCTGGCCGGGGTTGGCGTCCTGCTGGCAGTGTTGGCTTTCTGGCTGCTCCCCGGCGCCCATGACCAAGCCAGCCAGAAGACCCCATCCCTCCGGGCAGCCATGAAACTGCCCGGCGTCATCGCCATCGCCATCGCATGGCCGCTCCTGCTGCTGGCCCACTTCACACTTTTCACCTACGTTGCCCCCTTCCTCCTCGCCTCCGGACTGCCGGAATCCGCTACGAGCCTGTCCCTCTCCGTGGTGGGCATCGCCAGCCTGGTGGGTATCTGGATTGCCGGCATGACCGCGGACTCCCGCCCGCGCACCTCGGTGATTGCCGCCGTCGGACTCTTGACCCTTGCATTCGCCCTGCTGCCCGCGCTGGGCGGCACCTGGGTGGGCGCGTTTGGGCTGATGACGCTCTGGGGCATCGCGTTCGGCGCGGTGGGCATCTACAACCAGGCGGCGATTCTCCGTGCAGGCGGTGAGCACAAGGATGCTGCCAACGGCCTGACCGTTGTGACCATCCAACTGGGCATCGCCGTCGGTGCCGTGTATGGGGCGTTTGCCCTCACCACCGTGGGCGCGCAACTGGTGCCGTTGGCGGCCGCGGTTCCCACGGCGATTGCGCTGGTGATCATCGTTGCCAGCCGTCGCGGCGGTTACCCTGCCGGGGGGCGCGAGAACCGCCGTTAA
- a CDS encoding ammonium transporter, whose product MEISAQHVWLMLSSAMVLFMTPGLGLFYGGMTRAKAALNMIMMSFISAGIVGVVWVLWGYSMTTGDGFLGLFGNPFAHFGLQDLMGSPDLIKAGFAATFAIITVALISGAIADRAKFGAWALFVPIWVTVVYCPLAYMIWGGGLMSAGGALTQIFGQVIDFAGGAVVEVSSGTAAFVLALIVGKRHGFAKDPNHRPHNVPFIMIGAAILWFGWFGFNGGAAATVEQAGLIWVNTLVTPAAAMLSWLVVEKVRHGHPTSLGAASGVVAGLVAITPSCANITPLAALGLGLVAGAACAVFVDLKYKFGFDDSLDVVGVHFGAGVIGTISLGFIAFPTEGTAGGLLYGGGPQQLIAQTVAVLVTMALSGLGTLIIGRAIHKTIGFRVAHEHEITGVDLTQHAESAYEFGLTAHGHFRQQQAHLSSLIRRKPEEAKEDSFA is encoded by the coding sequence GTGGAGATCTCTGCGCAACACGTCTGGCTGATGTTGTCATCGGCAATGGTGCTTTTCATGACCCCGGGCCTCGGCCTGTTCTACGGCGGCATGACCCGCGCCAAGGCAGCTCTGAACATGATCATGATGAGCTTCATCTCGGCGGGCATCGTTGGTGTTGTCTGGGTCCTGTGGGGCTACTCGATGACCACCGGCGACGGCTTCCTCGGCCTGTTCGGCAACCCGTTCGCACACTTCGGCCTGCAGGACCTCATGGGGTCACCGGACCTCATCAAGGCAGGCTTCGCTGCGACGTTCGCCATCATCACCGTGGCCCTCATCAGCGGTGCCATCGCCGACCGTGCCAAATTCGGCGCCTGGGCTTTGTTCGTACCGATCTGGGTGACGGTGGTTTACTGCCCGCTTGCTTACATGATCTGGGGCGGTGGCCTCATGAGTGCAGGGGGCGCCCTCACCCAGATCTTCGGCCAGGTCATCGACTTCGCTGGTGGCGCAGTGGTTGAGGTCAGCTCCGGAACCGCCGCTTTCGTCCTCGCCTTGATCGTGGGAAAGCGTCACGGATTCGCCAAAGACCCCAACCACCGCCCACATAACGTGCCGTTCATCATGATCGGCGCAGCCATCCTCTGGTTCGGCTGGTTCGGATTCAACGGCGGCGCAGCCGCCACGGTGGAGCAGGCAGGCCTCATCTGGGTCAACACCCTGGTCACCCCGGCCGCGGCCATGCTGAGCTGGCTGGTGGTGGAGAAGGTCCGTCACGGTCACCCCACTTCCTTGGGCGCAGCGTCCGGCGTGGTGGCCGGCCTTGTAGCCATCACCCCGTCCTGCGCCAACATCACCCCGCTCGCAGCTCTCGGCCTGGGTTTGGTGGCCGGCGCTGCCTGCGCAGTGTTCGTTGACCTGAAGTACAAGTTTGGCTTCGACGACTCCCTCGATGTTGTGGGCGTGCACTTCGGGGCCGGCGTCATCGGCACGATCTCCCTCGGCTTCATCGCCTTCCCCACCGAGGGGACGGCCGGCGGCCTCCTCTACGGCGGCGGCCCCCAGCAGTTGATCGCGCAGACCGTGGCCGTCTTGGTCACCATGGCGCTCTCGGGCCTGGGCACGCTCATCATTGGCCGGGCCATCCACAAGACCATCGGCTTCCGCGTTGCCCACGAGCACGAAATCACGGGTGTTGACCTCACGCAGCACGCCGAGTCCGCCTACGAGTTCGGCCTCACCGCCCACGGCCACTTCCGTCAGCAGCAGGCGCACCTGTCTTCTTTGATCAGGCGGAAGCCCGAAGAGGCCAAGGAAGACAGCTTCGCCTAA
- a CDS encoding J-domain-containing protein, with the protein MNAENNVFRRRLERGAELRAVRSWGGNAEEDAELEAADAEEREKRRKVDDAARVEYLIREAMNQGKFDNLKYAGKPIPGLGEHYDPDWWVKGLIQRERLSGIGPPAILLRIEDSELDAKLDQQYTDKQVRDILEDFNKRVIEARRQLQGGPPVITKLRDVNTELEKWRERRAAAASPEPEAEPPGKRTWWQRIWNGSG; encoded by the coding sequence GTGAACGCCGAGAATAACGTCTTCAGGCGCAGGCTTGAGCGAGGAGCCGAACTGCGGGCCGTCCGGTCATGGGGCGGCAACGCAGAGGAAGATGCAGAGCTCGAGGCCGCCGACGCCGAGGAACGGGAGAAACGCCGCAAGGTGGATGACGCCGCCCGGGTTGAGTACCTCATCCGGGAAGCCATGAACCAGGGCAAGTTCGACAACCTCAAGTACGCCGGCAAACCAATCCCCGGGCTGGGAGAGCACTATGATCCCGACTGGTGGGTTAAAGGCCTCATCCAACGCGAACGCCTCAGCGGGATCGGTCCGCCGGCCATTCTGCTCCGGATCGAGGACTCCGAGCTCGACGCCAAGCTGGACCAGCAGTACACGGACAAACAAGTGCGGGACATCCTTGAGGACTTCAACAAACGCGTGATCGAAGCCCGCCGGCAACTTCAGGGCGGCCCGCCGGTGATCACCAAGCTCCGCGACGTGAACACTGAACTGGAAAAGTGGCGGGAACGCAGGGCTGCCGCAGCTTCGCCGGAGCCGGAGGCCGAACCGCCGGGCAAGCGGACGTGGTGGCAGCGGATCTGGAACGGCTCCGGCTAG
- a CDS encoding SulP family inorganic anion transporter yields MPQPNDSATVPADSHSPPGKGAAKPSFLSNLGADLPASLVVFLVALPLSLGIAAASGAPVMAGLIAAAVGGIVAGSLGGSPLQVSGPAAGLTVVVAGLVDEFGWAVTCAITVGAGVVQLLMGVSRIGRAALAVSPVVVKAMLAGIGITIILQQLHVLLGGQAAGSAVENLTALPAAITNVELHSALLGLAVVAILIAWKYLPAAVRKVPGPLAAVVAVTALSAAVAPNVERISFSGSIFDAIALPSLPDGNWRAAGMAVITVALIASIESLLSAVAVDKMHGGSRTNLNRELVGQGSANVVSGMLGGLPVTGVIVRSATNVEAGAASRTSAILHGVWVLVFSALFAGLIQLIPLSVLAGLLLVIGAKLIKVADIRTSLRTGELLVYSVTLVCVVVLNLLEGVMIGLALAALCVLWRVLRAQINAHAPAGPDLPWRVVIAGSCSFFALPRLNRVLHSVPEGQDAVVELNADYLDHAFREALVAWQKQHRNTGASVVLEEHGTTAFTDAEDNTPQRQDPREFPLPPRTSWLPPGDGPTADDDGGQPPLLRSILLGIDKYHRRHADKVRPLVQELTESQNPDTLFVACVDSRVNPNLITSSGPGDLLTLRNIGNVVCSDGRDASIDSTLSFAVKALSVDSIVICGHSNCGAMKAVIADAEGSAPALGAGFDAWLEHARPSYSALLAGHPVARAAEAEGYSRLDQLSMVNIALQLRKLEDHPVTGPALASGSVQATGLFYDICTARVVLVTPEGIEQLDPSMTVRS; encoded by the coding sequence ATGCCGCAGCCCAACGATTCCGCTACCGTGCCCGCCGACTCACACAGTCCGCCGGGCAAAGGTGCAGCCAAGCCAAGTTTCCTCAGCAACCTCGGCGCCGACCTTCCCGCGTCCCTCGTAGTCTTCCTCGTGGCACTCCCACTGTCGCTGGGTATTGCCGCCGCCTCCGGAGCCCCCGTCATGGCCGGCCTCATCGCCGCAGCTGTCGGCGGAATCGTTGCCGGCAGCCTGGGCGGGTCCCCACTGCAGGTGAGCGGCCCCGCTGCCGGCCTGACCGTCGTCGTCGCCGGTCTTGTGGACGAATTCGGCTGGGCGGTGACGTGTGCCATTACAGTCGGTGCCGGCGTCGTGCAGTTACTCATGGGTGTCAGCCGCATTGGCCGGGCCGCGCTGGCAGTGTCGCCCGTGGTGGTCAAGGCGATGCTCGCGGGCATTGGCATCACCATCATCCTGCAGCAACTCCACGTGCTGCTCGGCGGCCAAGCTGCTGGGTCCGCCGTCGAAAACCTGACCGCACTGCCGGCGGCCATTACCAACGTGGAGCTGCACTCGGCGTTGCTGGGGCTTGCCGTTGTCGCGATCCTGATTGCCTGGAAGTACTTGCCGGCAGCCGTGCGAAAAGTGCCGGGTCCGCTTGCCGCCGTCGTCGCCGTCACCGCCCTGTCCGCTGCAGTGGCTCCAAACGTTGAGCGCATCAGTTTCAGCGGATCCATTTTCGACGCCATCGCCCTCCCAAGCCTGCCCGACGGCAACTGGCGCGCAGCGGGCATGGCCGTCATTACGGTGGCCCTGATCGCGAGCATCGAATCGCTCCTGTCAGCCGTGGCCGTCGACAAAATGCACGGCGGTTCCCGCACCAATCTCAACCGTGAACTGGTGGGCCAAGGCTCCGCGAACGTCGTCTCCGGCATGCTCGGCGGACTCCCGGTGACCGGCGTGATTGTCCGCAGCGCCACCAACGTTGAAGCGGGCGCCGCGAGCCGCACCTCCGCCATCCTGCACGGCGTCTGGGTCCTCGTCTTCTCCGCACTGTTCGCCGGGCTCATCCAACTCATTCCGCTGTCCGTGCTGGCCGGCCTCCTGCTGGTCATCGGCGCGAAGCTCATCAAGGTTGCCGACATCCGGACCAGCCTCCGCACCGGCGAGCTCCTGGTGTACAGCGTCACCCTGGTGTGCGTCGTGGTCCTCAACTTGCTCGAAGGCGTCATGATCGGTCTGGCCCTCGCCGCCCTCTGCGTGCTGTGGAGGGTTCTCCGGGCGCAGATCAACGCCCATGCGCCCGCCGGCCCGGACCTGCCGTGGCGCGTTGTCATCGCCGGATCGTGCAGCTTCTTCGCGCTGCCCCGGCTCAACCGCGTCCTCCACTCAGTGCCCGAAGGCCAGGACGCCGTGGTGGAACTCAACGCCGATTACCTGGACCACGCCTTCCGCGAAGCGTTGGTGGCCTGGCAGAAGCAGCACCGCAACACCGGCGCCTCCGTGGTGCTAGAGGAACACGGAACCACCGCCTTCACCGACGCCGAGGACAACACTCCCCAGCGGCAGGACCCGCGTGAATTCCCGCTTCCGCCGCGCACGTCCTGGCTGCCGCCCGGTGACGGTCCAACAGCGGACGACGACGGCGGGCAGCCGCCGCTGCTGCGGTCCATCCTCCTGGGCATCGACAAGTACCATCGCCGGCACGCAGACAAGGTCCGGCCCCTGGTTCAGGAGCTCACCGAAAGCCAGAACCCGGACACCCTCTTCGTGGCGTGCGTCGATTCCCGCGTCAACCCGAACCTGATTACCAGCAGCGGACCGGGTGACCTCCTCACGCTCCGCAACATTGGCAACGTGGTGTGCAGCGATGGCAGGGACGCCTCCATCGACTCCACCCTGTCCTTCGCGGTCAAGGCGCTGTCCGTGGACTCAATCGTCATCTGCGGCCACTCCAACTGTGGTGCCATGAAGGCCGTCATTGCTGATGCCGAGGGTTCTGCACCTGCCTTGGGTGCCGGCTTCGATGCCTGGCTGGAGCACGCGCGTCCCAGCTACTCGGCGTTGCTCGCCGGCCATCCTGTTGCCCGCGCGGCCGAGGCCGAGGGCTACAGCAGGCTGGACCAGCTGAGCATGGTGAACATTGCCCTGCAGCTCCGGAAGCTGGAGGACCACCCCGTCACAGGGCCAGCCCTTGCTTCGGGAAGCGTGCAGGCCACGGGGTTGTTCTACGACATCTGCACCGCCCGGGTGGTGCTGGTGACGCCTGAGGGTATTGAACAGTTGGATCCGAGCATGACTGTCCGCTCCTAG
- a CDS encoding FG-GAP-like repeat-containing protein, with amino-acid sequence MTASGSLVPQFKVASGVLPPGLTLESRSPGALLHGVPTTPGTYNFRISASNGYGPDALTPTITITIKPADIRHDFTGDKKPDVLARTNSGDLWLYPGNGSGGWQSPSKVGQGWNVMTALVSPGDFTGDGKADVLARDSNGVLWLYPGNGQGGWQARLQVGQGWNAMTAITGIGDLDLDGNADVAARDSSGQLWQYRGNGRGGWLTQEMAGRDLNGMNFISGPGDITKDGTQDLVTRDTNGTLWSFNGYAQSSFGWGIQVGWGWNAMTAIATPGDFNGDGNVDLLARDSAGALWLYPGNGKQRWLPRVQVGSGWNVMNTII; translated from the coding sequence ATGACGGCAAGCGGCTCCTTGGTACCTCAGTTCAAAGTTGCCAGCGGCGTACTTCCGCCAGGCCTGACGCTGGAGTCACGGAGTCCTGGCGCACTTCTGCATGGCGTGCCCACCACTCCAGGGACCTACAATTTCCGCATATCTGCGAGCAACGGTTACGGCCCGGATGCACTGACCCCAACCATCACGATCACCATCAAACCGGCTGATATCAGGCACGACTTTACCGGCGACAAAAAGCCGGACGTCCTGGCCCGGACCAACAGCGGAGACTTGTGGCTCTATCCCGGCAACGGCAGCGGCGGCTGGCAGTCGCCATCCAAGGTCGGCCAAGGTTGGAACGTCATGACAGCTCTCGTCTCTCCCGGGGATTTCACGGGTGACGGCAAAGCCGATGTACTGGCCCGTGACAGCAACGGAGTCTTGTGGCTATATCCAGGTAACGGCCAAGGAGGCTGGCAAGCCAGGCTGCAAGTAGGCCAAGGCTGGAACGCCATGACCGCCATCACGGGAATTGGTGATCTTGACCTGGATGGGAATGCCGACGTCGCTGCCCGCGACAGTTCCGGACAGTTGTGGCAGTATCGCGGCAACGGCCGGGGCGGCTGGCTAACCCAGGAGATGGCTGGCAGAGACCTCAATGGCATGAACTTTATCTCCGGCCCCGGAGACATCACGAAGGACGGTACCCAGGATTTGGTGACCCGTGACACCAACGGAACGCTCTGGAGTTTCAATGGCTATGCGCAATCATCCTTTGGCTGGGGCATCCAAGTTGGCTGGGGCTGGAATGCCATGACTGCCATAGCCACTCCAGGCGACTTCAACGGCGACGGCAACGTGGATCTCCTGGCCCGCGACTCCGCCGGCGCACTCTGGCTCTACCCCGGTAACGGCAAGCAGCGCTGGCTCCCCCGGGTCCAGGTCGGCTCCGGTTGGAACGTCATGAACACCATCATCTAG
- a CDS encoding acyl-CoA dehydrogenase family protein, whose protein sequence is MSDSEAQPVRISSEPVQLQALEPMLEKVREAVGDVPALLAIATEIGMTAPKPGEGNTAKLWELLASVTAVDVAAGRALEPHLDAVAILAQAADPTTPEGAWGVFAAEGPGLKLEAKRDDAGNYVLNGSKPWCSLAAQLDGAVITAHTEDNSRAAFAVNLKHPGVTCETPQWTSRGLQEIPSGTVHFDQVPATPVGGEGWYFSRAGFAWGGMGVAACWLGGAVAVARDFRSALAKGADSGREPDQIALASLGEVDRIITSVTGYLAQAAEQIDAGGLDDRDEDPTDPSSPSAWSEALRIRGTVAAAVERVQTVVTQNLGPAPLAFNEGYGKRMADLSLYIRQHHAMRDDAQLGALTLKGERQW, encoded by the coding sequence ATGAGCGACTCCGAAGCCCAGCCAGTACGCATCAGTTCCGAACCTGTCCAGCTCCAAGCCCTCGAGCCCATGCTGGAAAAGGTGCGGGAAGCTGTGGGCGATGTCCCTGCTCTGCTTGCCATCGCTACGGAGATCGGGATGACGGCCCCCAAGCCCGGCGAAGGAAATACCGCCAAGCTCTGGGAACTGCTGGCATCCGTCACAGCCGTGGACGTGGCCGCCGGACGGGCGCTCGAACCACACCTGGATGCCGTGGCCATCCTCGCCCAAGCCGCCGACCCCACCACGCCGGAGGGTGCTTGGGGAGTCTTCGCCGCGGAGGGCCCCGGCCTGAAGCTGGAGGCCAAGCGCGACGACGCCGGCAACTACGTCCTCAACGGGTCCAAACCCTGGTGCTCGCTCGCGGCCCAACTGGATGGCGCAGTGATCACGGCCCACACCGAGGACAACAGCCGGGCCGCATTTGCCGTGAACCTGAAGCATCCCGGGGTTACCTGCGAAACACCCCAATGGACCAGCCGTGGGCTCCAGGAAATCCCGAGCGGCACCGTCCACTTCGACCAAGTCCCTGCAACCCCGGTCGGCGGCGAAGGCTGGTACTTCTCACGTGCCGGTTTCGCCTGGGGCGGCATGGGCGTTGCCGCGTGCTGGCTCGGCGGAGCAGTTGCCGTGGCCAGGGATTTCAGGAGCGCACTGGCCAAGGGCGCGGACAGCGGCAGGGAACCGGACCAGATCGCCCTCGCCTCCTTGGGTGAGGTGGACAGGATCATCACGTCCGTCACCGGGTACCTGGCCCAAGCGGCAGAGCAAATCGACGCCGGTGGGCTGGACGACCGCGACGAAGACCCCACAGATCCAAGCAGCCCCAGCGCGTGGAGCGAAGCCCTGCGCATTCGCGGAACGGTTGCAGCCGCCGTCGAGCGCGTCCAAACAGTGGTGACGCAGAACCTCGGTCCCGCGCCGCTGGCGTTCAATGAAGGGTATGGAAAGCGCATGGCCGATCTCTCGCTGTACATCCGGCAGCACCACGCCATGCGGGACGACGCCCAGCTTGGCGCGCTGACGCTGAAGGGAGAACGCCAGTGGTGA